One segment of Danio aesculapii chromosome 3, fDanAes4.1, whole genome shotgun sequence DNA contains the following:
- the lgals3bp.3 gene encoding galectin-3-binding protein A, giving the protein MYVIWALLFVPVSAQQWTLFDEQAKPKREGRVRLVGGLPSSGRVEVYHDGQWGTVCDDGWDLAEAQVVCRQLGFPGAVSVASGGQYGEGSGPVWLDDMNCMGSESILSECCFKGWGVNDCTHQEDAGVICETGTNTTSIHQISLDNSLGLSDDLGLLLDSEDGCDFTITVQDLSEEAEFAFCVHRVILMMYPELNITNDSRNLTVDVSQTCQTHVSALIRYLYTRQIDVSTTSAQCLHQLAFIFGVNKLMEDVGRVFTALIPEDNTFQTQVSMYEYGMRTGDLVLQENVLQYLSWNCEFLISSPVWSTISFDMMDALLQRSDLIVKDEALLLEALERWIQDKGDKISSDKQVSLLNHIRFLLIPVDKLYDMQFSSSPLYKNNEKLYLTGLLRGFEFNALPFSKIRDQMDNTSGEYLPRIYTGDEWSVFINDTTVSNPYYNYNYYGQSNRIQTFSTSAHPSALYKDQKVQWQAQVFLTVQECYNYGVSCNTLPVARFRATGNQYSYSSSISYSNWVVLTCKNQNNVFHVQEFKNDMALIPTNDSMSLPNPCPDNYCFRFVVRPQYI; this is encoded by the exons ATGTATGTTATATGGGCATTGCTGTTCGTTCCTGTGTCGGCTCAGCAATGGACTCTGTTTG ATGAGCAGGCAAAGCCTAAGCGGGAGGGCAGAGTGAGACTGGTTGGAGGTCTTCCCTCGTCTGGCCGTGTGGAGGTCTACCATGATGGACAGTGGGGTACGGTCTGTGATGATGGATGGGATCTGGCCGAAGCGCAGGTGGTGTGTCGTCAGCTGGGTTTTCCTGGAGCTGTATCAGTGGCGTCTGGAGGACAATATGGTGAAG ggtCTGGTCCAGTCTGGCTGGATGATATGAACTGTATGGGCTCAGAGAGCATATTGTCTGAATGCTGCTTTAAAGGCTGGGGCGTCAATGACTGCACACATCAAGAGGATGCAGGAGTGATTTGTGAGACTG GTACAAACACAACCAGCATCCATCAGATCTCTCTGGATAACAGTCTGGGATTGTCAGATGACCTTGGTCTTCTGCTTGACAGTGAAGATGGTTGTGATTTCACCATTACTGTACAAGATCTCAGTGAAGAAGCTGAATTTGCTTTTTGTGTGCACCGTGTGATCCTCATGATGTATCCAGAGCTAAACATAACAAATGACTCCAGAAACCTCACAGTTGATGTCAGCCAGACTTGCCAGACTCATGTCTCTGCTTTGATCAG GTATTTGTACACCCGTCAGATTGATGTCTCCACGACATCAGCTCAGTGTCTCCATCAGCTGGCGTTCATCTTCGGAGTGAATAAGCTCATGGAGGATGTTGGCAGGGTCTTCACTGCACTCATTCCTGAAGACAACACCTTCCAGACTCAGGTGTCAATGTACGAGTATGGCATGCGCACAGGTGACCTTGTCCTCCAGGAGAACGTTCTTCAGTATCTTTCCTGGAACTGTGAGTTCCTCATAAGTTCTCCAGTGTGGAGCACCATCTCCTTTGACATGATGGATGCTCTGCTGCAGCGCTCAGACCTGATTGTGAAGGACGAAGCTTTACTTCTTGAAGCTTTGGAGAGATGGATCCAAGACAAAGGTGACAAGATTAGTTCAGATAAACAGGTCAGCCTCCTGAATCACATCCGCTTCCTCTTAATCCCAGTAGATAAACTCTATGACATGCAATTTTCCTCAAGTCCTCTCTATAAGAATAATGAGAAACTGTATCTAACTGGACTGCTCAGAGGTTTTGAGTTCAATGCTCTTCCCTTCTCTAAGATCAGAGATCAAATGGATAACACAAGTGGTGAGTATCTACCCAGAATCTACACTGGAGATGAGTGGAGTGTATTTATTAATGACACAACTGTCAGTAACccgtattataattataattactatggCCAAAGCAACAGAATCCAGACCTTTTCCACTTCTGCTCACCCTAGTGCTCTTTACAAAGATCAGAAGGTCCAGTGGCAAGCCCAAGTTTTTCTTACTGTCCAGGAATGCTATAACTATGGTGTTTCATGTAATACTTTGCCTGTTGCAAGATTCCGTGCAACTGGCAACCAGTACAGTTACTCTAGCTCCATTAGCTACAGCAACTGGGTGGTTCTTACCTGTAAAAATCAAAACAATGTCTTCCATGTGCAAGAATTCAAAAACGACATGGCATTAATTCCAACTAACGACAGTATGAGCCTGCCAAACCCCTGTCCAGATAACTACTGCTTCAGATTTGTCGTGCGTCCACAGTACATCTGA